The sequence GCCTCGCGATGTTGAGCGTCACCCACCCCACGATACTGCCCAACCACCCAGCCCCGGGCCAACCGAAACTCACGATGATGACCCTCTTCAGTCGATGTATGATGAGCCCATTTGTCAACTGCCTCAGTACCGGGTCGTTAGACCGTCGCATGCCGCTCCTTCCTCCCCCGAACGGCCTATCCGTCAATCTATGGCACCCTCGTATTCCAATTTCAGCTACATCTCCAGTATGCCGCCCCCAACCATAACATCGGTGCTCCCTGCTTCTCGCCCCGCCGTTCGTCGCCTACGTATGGATTGCGTTCTGCTTCCCCGTGCATCTAAAGCTACGCGCAGGGCCTTGGAGCGTTTCGTACGGAAAGACAAGGGGAAAGGAAAAGATCCCTCCGAGTATCCTTCACAACAATCGAGTGCACCCACATCCCAAACGGGCGACCCGTCAACTCCAGGTTCGACGTCCCAGGCGCCAGCCATCAAGTACCTCGTGATCGACCCGCAGTTGGCTCTACCCTCGCATTACGAGTATTTACCCCCAGAGATTGAGGAGAGCTCGGAAAAGTATTGTCATTGTTGTCGAACTCGCTCGATAGCTGGAAGGATCAAGATGCGATGCGGAAGTATGACAACTCGGCGGAAGAAAGGTGTTCCGCATGGAGAGGCGCATGAGTGTGGGCTGTATTGGTGTCAACGATGCATTGCCAAGTACGCTCGATTTCTATTTCATTTTGGAGATACTTAACTCATGGCCAATCCAGACACGACATTCCATTCAACCCACTTCTCGAAAATTTCCAATGTCCGCTGTGTACTGGAACCTGCGAGTGCGATGTTTGCCGTCGTGAGCGAGGGCAAGAACCACTTGGCCGACGCGCGATGAAAACTGTCAAGGTGAAACCCGGAAAACGGTCATTGGACGCTTTTGTCAAGGGCAGAGTTGCGTCGGGCTCGGGTTCGAGAGTGTCAAATCCCACAGCAGCCCCATCCGGACCGATTGTTGAGATGTCTCATTCCACTTCCGCACTACTTGATCCACTGGAACCATCCGAGTTAACATCGACTCCGTTGAATCCAGATGCCAGGACCGATATCGGTCCGTCGACCACGGTTTCGGCCAGAAGAGTCTCGGCTCCCACGATGTGGTACGGGCGACGCCCACCCCCTCACCTTTGTCATCGCCGCGCATCCGAGGGGCATGCCGTTTCGACagaagcgcatatattcatccCCCGCGGTCCGAGAAGGTCGGAGTTGGCTGTCGACACGACCCTCGAACAAGTCGACGAGTCACTGGAGTACTCGGATGGATACGAGCCCGAAAGCGAGGGCGACGAGTTGGCGGACAATGTCGAATCGGCCGTGGAAGATAGGCACCAAGTGTTTGAGGGGGATTATTCTGCCGTGGGGGATGCTTCGTTGCTTGGTGCCGACTCGGGTACGTTTGAATTGGGTATAGAACATGGGCCAGACAATTCGACGCATGACGCGGTGGACGAAAAGCTCGTGGATAAGACGGATGAGTTAGAGGTCCCAACCAACTCAGCTCGTGTAGTAGCTGAGGATGGTATGGCCGGCCCGGAAGTTGTATCTGAGTCGGGGGGGTTGACAATCAAAGAAGTGGTGCCTTCTATAGCGCATACACCAACTGGTACACCGTCTCCCGCTACAACCGAGGTCCTTATTGGCGCTCTTGCCTACCCTCCCTCAGATTCCGATGGGTCTCAAGCTAATGCGCGTACACCAGTACCACCAGCTCCCGAAGATATCATTCCCATCAACGCCGGAACTCTCGGTCCTCCCACCCTCGCCGGAGTTCTCGACGATGCGCCTACTGCCGGCATTCTTGGAGACGTCCCGGTTGAAGCATCGTGCGGCGCCCTGACGGAGATTTTCAACGAGTCAATTCACAGCCTCGCCGAAAGCGATAGCGCAGCCCTCGTACATGATTACGGCTCGGCATCGCTCAGTCGACAAACTTCTGAAACGGACGAGTTTCCATCGACCTCGGAAGCCGATGAGCCGCGACTGAGAACTCCCAATTTCGACCTAGTCCGGGCAGAATTCATCGGGGATTCCATCGAAGAACCAGAACTCAATCCAGAACTCAACCCAGCCCTTGGCCAACTTCACCCGGAAGGCACGTTTGCCACCGTACCTTGTATTTCGAGGGGAGATGGCGGGGATTACACGATATATGGTTCGCTTCAAGACATTTCGTTATTTAATGGTGTGACGGATTGTTCTGACGATACACATGGCATCGCTTTATCTTCCCCCCAGAGTGAACCCGGTCCTGCTGCCTGTGGATCCTTATCGGAATACTACACCCACCCTCGATCTATCGCTTATTTTTATCATCAACTCGAGCTCGAACCGCTGGGCATTTTCGAACTTGAAGGATTCGAATCAGAACTTGAACATGAGTCGGACTTGGCGCTCGGAACCGATCCCGAAAGCGCCAAGAGTACTACTCTCGAAACACCTTCTCCCTCACTCGAGCCTGATACCCGTTCCAATTTGGGGGATATTCGAAACCTATTCGATACCCACACTGACGAGCCCCGAACCAACCCTTTCATCTTCCCTACCAAAGAGAATCAGGCTCGCGTACGAAAGATTTTGCAGTCCCAATTTACTCAGAATGTTGAACCTGACAGCCGAGCCACACGCAGTCGAACAAGAAAATCAACGATGGAACGGGGCAAATTTTTGCGCTCGAAACGATCCTATGGTGTGGATTCGTAAAGTCCCTTCATCCAGTCATAAATTTTAGTGTAGCCTGTTGAGCATGTTATTTTCCTCCATGCGCCTGCTTACCTGCAACATCGCGGTTGTATCATATACTATTTATCACTTCGTTTGTATTCTTGAGCTTGTTTTTCGTCGTAGGGTACATATATGCTTTGAGCTTTTCGAGGGCGATAATCAATTTTTTTGCGTGTGCCTTAGTTCTACTCACAACATCGAGTATTCTGCATACATACAACAGCCACATGCTCGAGTCAATATCTTAAAGATGTCGTTGTTAAACTCAGCGGCATCCAACATATCATATGGATAACCATCACGATAGGTATACATCCAAGTCTATTTACGATGATATCATCTATAACTCCAAAGCGGACTCGCCCTAGGCCTTGCTCATGTTGCAGAAGTATCAGTAGTGCCGTTCTGAACCAGGTTGTCTCAGTAGCTTGACCTGTTAGTGCCACTATTAGACTTTAGCACGTACATTCTCGTGCAATATGGTAATATTAAATCTCGTATATCAACAAATCTGGAGTATACTACTATCGATACCGTTGTCCCGTGAGGGATTTATTTCAGATCAACCGCCACCACCTTCACGCCGTCTGTCTGTTGCCTCCTTTTCTGTAATAACCCAGGTAACTTAAAGCTTGCGTTATAACCCAAGGTTATTAGTACTATCGAACGAGACGCACCGATCAGCACGTCAGTTTGTTCGATGCTCGCACCATGCAAGGTATCGAGCGTTGGACTCTTGCTCTTAATCCATGATCTATTCCGATGATATGTGGCCAGCTCGAGGCCGCTATCGTGAGATATGCACTTGATAGTATGCCATAGAAAGGGTAGCTTATACTAAACGAAACTAACTTATGTAGAGTCGAGAAGAGTCCTTCCATTTGAATTGCTCGCCGGTTGGCATGCTGAAAACTCTTGATCTATCGAAAAATAAATGACCACTGCCAACTTGAGTCATGTAGACTCACGTAGACGCCTTCTTGAGCCGGGGAAATACGTCTTTGATAGCATACGACTTATCATCTATGGTAAGCATACTGTTTTTAAATATCTTCCATTGGATGGTGGCTATGACCTGATCGCCCCTTTTGATTGTTGTTTCCCAGTTGCTCAGTCTGAAGGGGGTCGAAATCTTAGAATCAAAGCAGTTGTATATAGATATGTATTTGCCTCACAAGAGTTAACGCACCTTGTAAGCAGCGTTTCCGATAGGGCCCGTGAGCGCTGTGTTTAAAGGAGAAACCTTGGATGAGGTGTATCTGGTACTCCAATAAATCTTCATTCCGAGCAAGAAGCGAGAGACCCACACAGTCATGGTCGTCTAAATGTTCATGCAACTCCCTTGATGATTCGTTAGCTGAGATGAGCCCCACGAAAGAGCTGATCCGACGCCACCATCATACTGCGCAGTTTTGCGCAGAGCCTTGCTTTGATAAGAAATTACTGTAGCGGTACTGTTTTATGAAGATCACACAAGAGGGTCATTAATTCGGACCTGTTGATATTGTAATCTATATGTATGGAATACCGAATAATTGAATGGAGTTTAGGTGGCTGTGCACCTGTTCAGGGCCACAATGGCTTTAGATTCCGAATAAGGCAGCTTTACAAAGTCACAACTGGATTCGTGAAATTTATCTCGTGGCTGACAACCCGGTATATTAAGCATGGTTTCGTGCAGACAGGATGTTTTGCGAATCCGATAGACTAAAGCTGGATTCTCCACATCGGTAATATCACGTAGGTCTTGAGCAAAGTGTGACGATTTCGGAGGTATTCAAACATTTGTATTCTTCTAATTCTAGTCATCATATGCATTAAAAGTTGCAATCTATCCACGATAAGCAATACCGTTGGCAGAAAGGCTTCCGTCATCGTTATAGAGGGAGGAACCGGTGCCGACCTCGCCGCCCCCGGTGTTAGCAGAGATCAGAGACGGCTTGCTGGCACCAAAGACAGCATACTATATTAAAATATTGAGtactttagctatttgcgtTATGTGTGACTGTGATACTCACGTAAGAAACATAGGAAGCACCATCAAGGAAGGTCATGGCCGACTTGAGGAATGCAACCTGTTGATCACGACTGGCAGGGCTTTGAAGTGCGAACTCCGAAATCATCAACTACCAAAGGCATTAGCGAGAAGGCTAGCTGAACCAATTGCGAGTCGAACACACCTGGTAATTGGGGAATCGGTTGTGGGCATTCTGAACGTGGGTCTTGAATTGGTCGAAGGAAGTGCCATACCAATGGATATTGACATAGTCAAAGTAGCACTAACAGTAAAATGAAGTCAGTTTATTAGTTTCAGAGCCTCATCGGAATCAATTCAAACTTACTCGCCCGGCACAGGCGCTGATGAAAGCAGCAGCCCAGTCAAGCCCTTTGCCCGCGTCAGCGCTCGAACTAACAGATGGAATCGCCTTCCCTGAATTGAATGCTTGTCAGTCCTGAGCTACAAGTTTATACGAATTCTACTAACTGATTGCAAGAGGGTTTATGTTTGTGATATACCAATCGGCGGCAGATGCAGGCGATGTGCCGGCAAGATCGGGCTCGTTCAGTGATAAAACGGTATTCCAGCCGAACTGAGCCGCTCGCGACTTAAGTGCTGAGAGTGGCGAAGATTCACAGTCCCAGCACCCTTGCATGCCCATCCAGTTCATGTTGCTATATGCGTCGTTTAGTCCACTGACTCTGAATGTATGAAGGATTTACTTACTTGGTGTTTGCGGGTTTCCAGGTTTCCCAGTTGTAGATCCTAGGATTGGGTGAGATTAGAATAATTCGATGGATAAGTATAAAGTAGTCTACCATTGAACATTACCATTGCCGTTAGCGAGCAACGTAGGATTCAGACCTGATCCCTCGTTATCTATCCAAGTGATGAATTAGTAAAATGGTGACCATCATATAAATACCGAAGTGACTTACACCAAGGCCAAGCAAGACCACGCTTGCCCGCCAAAGCACAAGGAGCGGCAGAAAGGAAGGCTATAGTTAGAGTAGTAAATTTGGACACTGAAGACATGTTAGACTGAGCAGACGTTAGATTTGATCAAACAGTTATAGGGAGGTAGCACCACACATAAAGTTTTGGCTCATACTATCCAGTTTATATACCTTTTCGGCGAGTACGAACTAAGGCACGTATCCACGCTCGGCGCGGCGCGTACACAAATTTCGGGGTATTCGGGGACAGATGGCCCGCCTAACGCGCTCGCGACCGAAGCAAATGACCGCTAAGTGAGTACATAGGACATGGGACATTGTGTCCTTCCCTTTAGCTTCCCACGTATTGAGCTACGATGATACCATCATTCTAGTAGTAATTATCTCATTTGGATGCGCCGATACCAGGCTGTCTGTGTTATAATTAGCTCATGGTACCAACAATTCATCAATCACTAGCACTGTTGGATCACAGTGGTGATGGTCTTATAGTCGTCCAGTTTAACCTGGGACAAAAAAGTTCATAGATGAGCATAGGTCAAAAGACATTTATTCTGTTTTATGGGATTAGTCGTGAGTGATGTGTTCAGGCTGGTGCATCTGTTAAAGTGTCGGAATTAGAAGGCCCTCCGAAACTTGAGATATCGACGTTCGATCTACATCACATGATCAAGAGGGGTTGTTCTCACATGGAATATTCCTCGGCGTCTTCCATCGTAACCTAAGCGTGACCGAGGTCCACAGATTCCTACGGTATAAGCTCGCAATCGCTTGCTTCCCATTATTGTCCCTCGTCCCAACCGAACACTTTATCTAACATCCGAATTCTTCTATGTCTGATACTTCCAATCGGCTATTCCAAGCGATCTGATCCACATTTTTAGAACACCACAGAAGCTGCGGTCAAAATCTGTTTGCCATGATACTTCCATTCTCTGTTAAATTGACTTTTCTGGCATCTTCGTCTGATATTGCTTGCTTGTATTCACCGCCAACCTTAACTGGAGTTTTGATAAAGGTCTTGGTCCATACTGCTTGTCTTTATTCTCGAAGATACAAAGAAAGAATTGTGTTGTGGCCCAAGGTATTATGGGTATATACGCCAACTTGTGATGTTGCTTGGCATATCGCTAAACCTCCAGCTCTCCGGCCCTCTCCATATCATCACATTCGATATTGGCTTACTGTGAAATCAGCCATCCTTCTAGTTTTTGTAAGCTGTCGTTGGCCATCCGTTTAGTGTCTGTAATGCATGTCCATCCACTATCTGGCCCGCATTATTCGTGAGCTTTTCTGTCGATTGAATGACCCCGTATGATACTCAATAATCTCTATAGACAGTCCTTAATATTAGTTCCCCTATTCCTTCCGTCAATAATGGTGGAGGTCCCGGCTTAGAGTGTGAAGACATTCGATGTTCCTGGTGGTCGGAAGGCCGGCCGCACTTGGAGTCGCCGAAACTGTGATTTTTCAAGTAACCCTGACCCCAACTCATGCTTGACAGGTGGATGAAACGGCGGTCTGCATTGTAATTCTCGTAATGGAACTGGCATTCCACTGGCGAGCGTTGCTAAATGGACTTTGAGCGCTGCCAATGGGCTCGATTGGTACGATATTGGGTCATGCTCTCCACGCTTGCCAGTGCATTATGCATTCTAATATGAATGAGAGTTATTGGTGAGTTTGGTAAACAGCTACAATCTGCCCATGCGAATCTCCAATAATGTTGGCTGCAAAGTTGCTGAATGCGCAGCCAACCTTGGCCTAGACTGCCCGCTCCTCTCAAGGGACCATTTGATAGCTCTGGGTTCTCCGCTGGGTAAAAAGTATGATCTTTTTGAATTATTTCTAACAATATTCTGCTCATACAATAACTTAGTCTGATTGCTTATAGAATATTGTTTACAAGCAGAGGTATCCTCTAACACCTTACCATAGCCCACTCGCATCGATAGGCTCAGCCTTAACTACCAATCCGGCCAGCTACAAGCAATCGCTACATTCATAATTggtagaatatataaatacagtattggacaaaacctctcacaaGATTTTTGAAATTTACTAGTAGTGCCCATATCTCAGTCGTCCTTGTAGCTagcaatatgtatatactacTGAATGAGAGCCAGGGGTCGGAGCTATTTATCGAATGCTCAAACGTGTAAATTAAACGAGTTGTTGGGGAGATATGGGGGAAACAATGTCATGGTAGggtgtgagaggttttgtcccCAGCAGTTCTTAATCTAAAAACTCTACCAGTACTTCTCCCCTATGAGGAGCTGAAACAAGGCAGCTATATATTTATTTAagaatgtatttatactattttactacagagtatcagcttgagaGCTGCTTTGCCCATGGTGGGATAGGAAGGGTTGTATTTGGGGACTGATTATAAGAGCATGCTCTGACAGATGACTGACCACACTTGGGTTGCTACTTAAGCTACTCTGTGCAGCTAGATGAAGTCTAGGATAACTGTATGATATAGCTTTTAGGACACAGGAACCCCAGTATAGAGTGCTAAAAGCAAGTGAaggtgcatacacccaaggaTTGATTCATATATTCAGGTGCTACTACCCACAGGAAAAGGATAACCAGTTTAAaaattcatatatcaaagcTACCTAATATGTGGCAGATAGGTAAGCTGCTATCAAGGTAGTGAGTAGCCTCAAAAGGGTTTTAGGGCCAAAATAGTGCATTTTAAGTAGTTTTAGTATGGAATATGGATATTTTGGCCCTAAAACCCTTTTGAGGCTACTCACTACCTTGATAGCAGCTTACCTATCTGCCACATATTAGGTAgctttgatatatgaatttTTAAACTGGTTATCCTTTTCCTGTGGGTAGTAGCACCTGAATATATGAATCAAtccttgggtgtatgcacctTCACTTGCTTTTAGCACTCTATACTGGGGTTCCTGTGTCCTAAAAGCTATATCATACAGTTATCCTAGACTTCATCTAGCTGCACAGAGTAGCTTAAGTAGCAACCCAAGTGTGGTCAGTCATCTGTCAGAGCATGCTCTTATAATCAGTCCCCAAATACAACCCTTCCTATCCCACCATGGGCAAAGCAGCtctcaagctgatactctgtagtaaaatagtataaatacattctTAAATAAATATATAGCTGCCTTGTTTCAGCTCCTCATAGGGGAGAAGTACTGGTAGAGTTTTTAGATTAAGAACTGCTGgggacaaaacctctcacaccCTACCATGACATTGTTTCCCCCATATCTCCCCAACAACTCGTTTAATTTACACGTTTGAGCATTCGATAAATAGCTCCGACCCCTGGCTCTCATTCAgtagtatatacatattgctAGCTACAAGGACAACTGAGATATGGGCACTACTAGTAAATTTCAAAAATCTcgtgagaggttttgtccaATACTGTAT comes from Rhizoctonia solani chromosome 4, complete sequence and encodes:
- a CDS encoding mucin 2, oligomeric mucus/gel-forming, giving the protein MTKRRTREDDDFALIPPPSAPIATIKSTSHRSIDADYPSTQSLAPASSPHQPCVTASTSRHPSFGRFSSAGPRGRNALDSIGYAPENIPTPRTTRPSSAVGITKKRQRGLKLLPTASTSPIRPKLPLLTPEPPKHASTSSKCDEEPDDHEYIVDSSDDEGPVPFNLQPKSLPRSSKIARISQNIPSTHPSDDRTVARPSAISSPSRLDSGAVASSSRLPIGATPARRKYIAPRLGITPARPVATSSRPTTTPARLTRVETPIDPTPIPLNLVPAAQTPRQVNSPFLPPANTPGSRSHSSGSSISYRPLAVHLESGRLFQVNLASSSIRPKPLSSLVELAAGTKRGPGSKSRSPSTGPKRPRISAPSPPIAEDIIVVSSSDDDIMYEKGPSADGPEGRDERADGEQEREEMEGVRERRPPSPSPSLGDYRPTPSDSRSRSHSASSDVILIGSRPHSASERRSNRKASLDSNQEAQSHGPGKVVTKPTATSPSGEAPGIPPPTKGAPPSTPRSHRSSSSEQPRISRKRAVRRVESIEDSEPTTNETGTGRRTKRGAQVPEPSPSPEEGDALSSLRKRAEASSSRLSGPLPERMERATLSPKKSSPPVNLGSPPPSPHWTGNPLFRPATTSVSSLTVSSKDRLLRKTLPETATSRSRLGETELPPPRDVERHPPHDTAQPPSPGPTETHDDDPLQSMYDEPICQLPQYRVVRPSHAAPSSPERPIRQSMAPSYSNFSYISSMPPPTITSVLPASRPAVRRLRMDCVLLPRASKATRRALERFVRKDKGKGKDPSEYPSQQSSAPTSQTGDPSTPGSTSQAPAIKYLVIDPQLALPSHYEYLPPEIEESSEKYCHCCRTRSIAGRIKMRCGSMTTRRKKGVPHGEAHECGLYWCQRCIAKHDIPFNPLLENFQCPLCTGTCECDVCRRERGQEPLGRRAMKTVKVKPGKRSLDAFVKGRVASGSGSRVSNPTAAPSGPIVEMSHSTSALLDPLEPSELTSTPLNPDARTDIGPSTTVSARRVSAPTMWYGRRPPPHLCHRRASEGHAVSTEAHIFIPRGPRRSELAVDTTLEQVDESLEYSDGYEPESEGDELADNVESAVEDRHQVFEGDYSAVGDASLLGADSGTFELGIEHGPDNSTHDAVDEKLVDKTDELEVPTNSARVVAEDGMAGPEVVSESGGLTIKEVVPSIAHTPTGTPSPATTEVLIGALAYPPSDSDGSQANARTPVPPAPEDIIPINAGTLGPPTLAGVLDDAPTAGILGDVPVEASCGALTEIFNESIHSLAESDSAALVHDYGSASLSRQTSETDEFPSTSEADEPRLRTPNFDLVRAEFIGDSIEEPELNPELNPALGQLHPEGTFATVPCISRGDGGDYTIYGSLQDISLFNGVTDCSDDTHGIALSSPQSEPGPAACGSLSEYYTHPRSIAYFYHQLELEPLGIFELEGFESELEHESDLALGTDPESAKSTTLETPSPSLEPDTRSNLGDIRNLFDTHTDEPRTNPFIFPTKENQARVRKILQSQFTQNVEPDSRATRSRTRKSTMERGKFLRSKRSYGVDS
- a CDS encoding glycoside hydrolase family 128 protein; translation: MSSVSKFTTLTIAFLSAAPCALAGKRGLAWPWYNEGSGLNPTLLANGNGNVQWIYNWETWKPANTNNMNWMGMQGCWDCESSPLSALKSRAAQFGWNTVLSLNEPDLAGTSPASAADWYITNINPLAIRKAIPSVSSSADAGKGLDWAAAFISACAGRCYFDYVNIHWYGTSFDQFKTHVQNAHNRFPNYQLMISEFALQSPASRDQQVAFLKSAMTFLDGASYVSYYAVFGASKPSLISANTGGGEVGTGSSLYNDDGSLSANGIAYRG